The following proteins come from a genomic window of Diorhabda carinulata isolate Delta chromosome X, icDioCari1.1, whole genome shotgun sequence:
- the LOC130900877 gene encoding structural maintenance of chromosomes protein 5 translates to MYQPGSIRKIEVRNFVTYSHVELYPGPKLNMIIGPNGTGKSTMVAAIILGLGGNPKVVGRGHKISEYVKHNCEVAVINISLQDNEDNKFIKVTREFDIRDRSTWKINGKTVKLDVVLQCIKEFNVQVNNLCQFLPQDRVQDFAKMNKCELLRETQLALCRFDLIEKQDILIKSRDRHKQLQESIDNNQKKLQDCQDLNSRLEGRVESFNKKKKYTEEIEHIERKIAWTMYEGSRSRLTEIKKDKKQAQEIYDKYKNDMQPVEKEMSDKKKMITEVQQNNNKIAQAIKNSELSINANLEKIESVNESIKTLNDDMERKLAEIEQWDEEIQTAVNKLEDMKTLQKETCAKSSESEKTKQILTNEMTKLSKFQQTYQDKKDELLQNKQESILRIRALENESKQLENIKQNRLQYLERLNPDAYQAVNWLRNNKHLFQGEIFEPIMLELNVIDNRHAKYLENVIPLRDRIAFTCTHKDDMNLLIKSLREGKQLSVNVVHSCNKENNSFEPTIAIECLRKYGFYTYMNSLFTAPEPIMNYLCKTYRLHNIPLGDKTTDKYYEDLPGEIKQFFSEKYRYIVSVSKYSGQKSIRQTEVSSDGSFSLTMDIVKMDQLRGQIEQIKRSLTNFDSEIRAHDVQFEKLNEKMNEIRSKLKEIQQQKQNAQTITTRVETLQRKLKEMQQLKKSPDEIRSESQRKGEKYLKSIPGIYSAMQKEVVKLLELEKKNALSIRKIGEIRKRLAYLENEINDKKQQCRESEENLNRIKEIYNDVMEEAKALLVKAKGLSNGLTPADDGFDEFRSKYESLTSEIDALNVQKEQLQSRIACLNVADDGEMREYEYRLKQIDEFSKNLQKLNADMNKITTKMGKWEVEWLSPLKQLLSEINLKFATAFERMGCAGEVGICTGENDKDFSQYGISIKVTYRNGEPLQELNSNIQSGGERAVATAAYMLALQELTPVPFRCVDEINQGMDANNERRIFELVVDSTCNEASSQYFLITPKLISHLRYAPNMVIHIVHNGPFVAPDKKWGFSKLCNPQKIHIA, encoded by the exons ATGTATCAACCTGGatcaataagaaaaatagaagTTAGAAACTTCGTTACTTATTCTCATGTTGAGTTATATCCTGGACcaaaattaaatatgataataGGACCTAATGGCACAGGAAAATCAACTATGGTTGCTGCTATTATTTTAGGTCTAGGAGGAAATCCAAAAGTTGTTGGTAGAGGTCATAAAATATCAGAATATGTAAAACACAATTGTGAAGTTGCTGTTATTAACATCTCACTTCAAGACaatgaagataataaatttataaag GTGACCAGAGAATTTGATATTAGAGATAGATCAACTTGGAAAATCAATGGTAAAACTGTTAAGTTGGATGTTGTTTTACAATGTATTAAAGAATTCAATGTTCAAGTTAACAACCTTTGTCAGTTTTTGCCACAAGACCGCGTACAAGATTTTGCCAAAATGAACAAATGTGAACTTTTAAGAGAGACACAACTGGCTCTTTGTAGATTTGATTTGATTgagaaacaagacattttaataaaaagtagagatCGACACAAACAATTGCAGGAGTCAATTGATAATaatcaaaagaaattgcagGACTGTCAGGATTTAAACTCTAG atTAGAAGGGAGAGttgaaagtttcaataaaaagaaaaagtatacTGAAGAAATTGAACACATTGAAAGGAAAATTGCATGGACCATGTATGAAGGTTCAAGAAGTCgattaacagaaataaaaaaagacaaaaaacaagcACAAgaaatatatgacaaatataaaaatgacatGCAACCTGTTGAAAAAGAAATGtcagataaaaagaaaatgattacaGAAGTAcagcaaaataataataaaattgcaCAGGCAATAAAAAATTCAGAGTTGTCTATAAAtgcaaatttagaaaaaattgaatctgttaatgaatcaataaaaacaCTGAATGATGACATGGAAAGAAAATTGGCTGAAATTGAACAGTGGGATGAAGAGATTCAGACTGCTGTGAATAAATTAGAAGACATGAAAACTCTTCAAAAAGAGACATGTGCTAAAAGCAGTGAAA GTGAAAAAACCAAACAAATTCTTACCAATGAAATGACGaaactatcaaaatttcaacaaacgTACCAAGATAAAAAGGATGAATTACTTCAGAACAAGCAAGAAAGCATATTGAGAATCCGTGCTCTGGAAAACGAATCAAAacaattggaaaatattaaacaaaaccGCCTCCAGTATCTTGAAAGATTGAACCCAGACGCTTACCAAGCTGTTAATTGGCTGAGAAACAATAAACACTTGTTTCAAGGAGAAATATTTGAACCTATTATGCTAGAACTGAATGTTATTGACAATCGACAtgcaaaatatttagaaaatgtaataCCTTTAAGAGACAGAATAGCATTTACTTGTACTCATAAAGACGATATGAATTTATTGATCAAATCTTTAAGGGAGGGTAAACAGTTAAGTGTAAATGTGGTGCACTCTTGTAATAAAGAGAATAATTCCTTTGAACCTACCATAGCTATTGAATGCTTAAGAAAATATGGCTTTTACACTTACAtgaatagtttgtttacagcCCCCGAGCCTATAATGAATTATCTTTGTAAAACATATCGTTTGCATAATATACCTCTAGGCGATAAAACAACAGATAAATACTATGAGGATCTGCCAGgagaaattaaacaattttttagtgaaaaatataGGTATATTGTGAGCGTCTCTAAATATTCAGGTCAAAAGAGCATTAGACAAACTGAAGTAAGTTCGGATGGTAGCTTTTCACTAACTATGGATATAGTTAAAATGGATCAGTTGAGGGGACaaatagaacaaataaaaagaagctTAACAAATTTTGACTCTGAAATCCGGGCTCATGATGTACAGTTTGAAAAGTTGAATGAGAAAATGAATGAGATCAGATCGAAATTGAAGGAAATTCAACAACAGAAACAAAATGCACAAACTATAACAACTAGGGTAGAAACATTGCAGAGGAAGTTGAAAGAAATGCAACAGCTTAAGAAAAGTCCAGACGAAATTAGGAGTGAAAGTCAAAGGAAaggtgaaaaatatttgaaaagcatACCTGGGATATATTCTGCTATGCAGAAGGAAGTTGTCAAATTGCTAGAGTTGGAAAAGAAAAATGCGTTGAGTATCCGAAAAATTGGAGAG aTTCGTAAAAGGTTAGCATACTTGGAAAATGAAATCAATGACAAAAAACAGCAATGTAGAGAATCTGAGGAAAATTTGAACCGCATAAAAGAGATATATAATGATGTAATGGAGGAAGCTAAAGCATTGCTAGTTAAAGCAAAAGGACTTTCTAATGGATTGACCCCTGCTGATGATGGTTTTGATGAATTTAGATCTAAGTATGAAAGTTTAACAAGTGAAATAGATGCACTGAATGTACAAAAAGAACAATTGCAATCTCGAATTGCATGTTTAAATGTAGCCGACGATGGAGAAATGAGGGAATATGAATATAGACTCAAACAGATAGATGAATTTAGCAAAAATCTACAAAAGTTGAATgctgatatgaataaaattactaCCAAGATGGGGAAGTGGGAAGTAGAATGGTTGAGTCCGTTAAAACAACTCTTATctgaaattaatttgaagtttGCTACTGCATTTGAACGTATGGGATGTGCAGGAGAAGTCGGTATTTGCACGGGGGAAAACGATAAAGATTTTTCTCAATATGGTATTAGTATAAAAGTTACTTATCGTAATGGTGAGCCTCTGCAGGAACTAAACTCAAATATTCAGAGTGGCGGAGAAAGGGCAGTAGCCACAGCTGCATACATGTTAGCATTACAAGAACTTACACCAGTGCCCTTTAGATGTGTAGATGAAATTAATCAAG GAATGGATGCTAATAATGAACgaagaatatttgaattggtTGTAGACAGTACCTGCAATGAAGCATCATCACAGTATTTTCTAATTAcaccaaaattaatatcacatTTGAGATACGCCCCGAATATGGTAATACACATTGTACATAATGGACCATTTGTTGCTCCAGATAAAAAGTGGGGATTTTCAAAACTATGTAACCCACAAAAGATTCATATTGCGTAA
- the LOC130900875 gene encoding zinc finger protein weckle-like isoform X1, with the protein MVRCLICLLQFSKLKKLFIHYWRWHKKNKIIHKLLEASACSLIKFHQTTKRLVKSDLKKCCKKYNTFNIKDLPTESLVLSENIRIFCGQDEIIRIGDNKHSVKLSFEDDQNESKEICCLAIKDLESIAESSNKKLTVNKKKLRKKKIIRKKKINSEDIVVKKEPIFEIHATKLKEPVSPVIFENGNETYEKNESRLVTSDTESCSETSKNSKIEDSKLFCPKCGSGYKTENELSEHLYIHEPFCRLCNTWFPDEFIFKQHMQLHKIRIFACHLCSAEFAFKEMLFKHFDCHAEDRLFDDILDMEQEYKTFPFSFVNNNYNTSINSILCYLKDRPNYYYYNYKFMKTICDICYKEVLVPEYEAHLQIFHSY; encoded by the exons ATGGTACGTTGTTTAatatgtttattacaattttcaaagttgaaaaaactatttatacatTATTGGCGTTGGCataagaagaataaaattatcCATAAACTGTTAGAAGCAAGTGCATGcagtttaataaaatttcatcaaacGACAAAACGACTGGTAAAAAGTGatcttaaaaaatgttgtaaaaaatataatacatttaatattaaagattTACCAACAGAATCTTTAGTACtcagtgaaaatattagaatattttgtGGACAAGACGAAATAATCCGAATTGGTGATAATAAACATAGTGTCAAACTATCTTTTGAAGATGATCAAAATGAAAGTAAAGAAATATGCTGCCTTGCCATTAAGGATTTGGAAAG tATAGCAGAATCAAGTAATAAAAAACTGactgtgaataaaaaaaaactaaggaagaagaaaataataagaaaaaagaaaatcaatagTGAAGATATAGTAGTAAAAAAGGAAcctatttttgaaattcatgcCACAAAATTGAAAGAACCGGTATCTCCAGTGATCTTTGAAAATGGTAatgaaacatatgaaaaaaatgaatcaagACTTGTCACATCTGATACTGAATCATGTTCAGAAACTAGTAAGAATTCTAAGATAGAAGATTCCAAATTGTTTTGTCCCAAGTGCGGTAGTGgttataaaactgaaaatgagCTATCTGAACACTTGTATATCCATGAACCTTTTTGTCGACTATGTAATACTTGGTTCCCAGATGAATTCATTTTTAAGCAACATATGCAACTacataaaataagaatttttgcTTGCCATCTTTGTAGTGCTGAATTTGCATTTAAAGAAATGTTATTCAAACATTTCGACTGTCATGCAGAGGACAGATTGTTTGATGATATTTTAGATATGGAACAGGAATATAAAACATTTCCGTTtagttttgttaataacaattataataccAGCATAAACAGTATTTTGTGTTACCTGAAAGATAGgccaaattattattactataacTATAAATTCATGAAAACCATCTGTGATATTTGTTACAAAGAAGTATTAGTTCCTGAATACGAAGCTCATTTACAGATATTTCATAGTTATTAG
- the LOC130900875 gene encoding zinc finger protein weckle-like isoform X2 — protein MQFNKISSNDKTTDLPTESLVLSENIRIFCGQDEIIRIGDNKHSVKLSFEDDQNESKEICCLAIKDLESIAESSNKKLTVNKKKLRKKKIIRKKKINSEDIVVKKEPIFEIHATKLKEPVSPVIFENGNETYEKNESRLVTSDTESCSETSKNSKIEDSKLFCPKCGSGYKTENELSEHLYIHEPFCRLCNTWFPDEFIFKQHMQLHKIRIFACHLCSAEFAFKEMLFKHFDCHAEDRLFDDILDMEQEYKTFPFSFVNNNYNTSINSILCYLKDRPNYYYYNYKFMKTICDICYKEVLVPEYEAHLQIFHSY, from the exons ATGcagtttaataaaatttcatcaaacGACAAAACGACTG attTACCAACAGAATCTTTAGTACtcagtgaaaatattagaatattttgtGGACAAGACGAAATAATCCGAATTGGTGATAATAAACATAGTGTCAAACTATCTTTTGAAGATGATCAAAATGAAAGTAAAGAAATATGCTGCCTTGCCATTAAGGATTTGGAAAG tATAGCAGAATCAAGTAATAAAAAACTGactgtgaataaaaaaaaactaaggaagaagaaaataataagaaaaaagaaaatcaatagTGAAGATATAGTAGTAAAAAAGGAAcctatttttgaaattcatgcCACAAAATTGAAAGAACCGGTATCTCCAGTGATCTTTGAAAATGGTAatgaaacatatgaaaaaaatgaatcaagACTTGTCACATCTGATACTGAATCATGTTCAGAAACTAGTAAGAATTCTAAGATAGAAGATTCCAAATTGTTTTGTCCCAAGTGCGGTAGTGgttataaaactgaaaatgagCTATCTGAACACTTGTATATCCATGAACCTTTTTGTCGACTATGTAATACTTGGTTCCCAGATGAATTCATTTTTAAGCAACATATGCAACTacataaaataagaatttttgcTTGCCATCTTTGTAGTGCTGAATTTGCATTTAAAGAAATGTTATTCAAACATTTCGACTGTCATGCAGAGGACAGATTGTTTGATGATATTTTAGATATGGAACAGGAATATAAAACATTTCCGTTtagttttgttaataacaattataataccAGCATAAACAGTATTTTGTGTTACCTGAAAGATAGgccaaattattattactataacTATAAATTCATGAAAACCATCTGTGATATTTGTTACAAAGAAGTATTAGTTCCTGAATACGAAGCTCATTTACAGATATTTCATAGTTATTAG